In a genomic window of Akkermansia massiliensis:
- the ruvC gene encoding crossover junction endodeoxyribonuclease RuvC, whose amino-acid sequence MRILAIDPAIRNTGYAVVEGDHRRACALDYGTLSIPRSVSQSGCLLAIKQHLGNLIDKWEPDEMAVERIIYVQSHQTAITMGAAKAAVVIAAAEAGLRIMEYSPKSVKLSVVGRGAAQKAQVAFMVRALLELRETPESDAADALAIGLTHLFSADPLKAHMMERKYI is encoded by the coding sequence ATGCGCATCCTTGCCATAGACCCGGCCATCCGCAACACGGGCTATGCCGTGGTGGAGGGCGACCATCGCCGGGCGTGCGCGCTGGACTACGGAACGCTCTCCATTCCCCGGAGTGTGTCCCAGTCCGGCTGCCTGCTTGCCATCAAGCAGCACCTGGGCAACCTCATTGACAAATGGGAACCGGATGAAATGGCGGTGGAACGCATCATCTACGTCCAGTCCCATCAGACGGCCATCACGATGGGCGCGGCCAAGGCGGCCGTGGTCATTGCCGCGGCGGAAGCCGGACTGCGGATCATGGAATACTCTCCCAAAAGCGTGAAACTCTCCGTTGTAGGGCGGGGGGCCGCTCAAAAAGCGCAGGTCGCCTTCATGGTGCGCGCCCTGCTGGAACTCCGGGAAACGCCGGAATCCGATGCCGCGGACGCCCTGGCGATCGGCCTCACGCACCTCTTCTCCGCGGACCCCTTGAAGGCCCACATGATGGAGAGGAAATACATTTAA
- a CDS encoding NUDIX domain-containing protein: MERLYRPNVAGLLVREDGKLLVCERSRQKGAWQFPQGGIDPGETATEAVKREVREEVGFLPSQYDVVESRGGYRYDYPPEVLEYVREKRQQPFVGQEQEYFLCRLRADAPEPSLDHREFCAYRWIAPARFRLEWLPEFKKEVYARVLADFFNVRARDK, from the coding sequence ATGGAAAGATTGTATCGTCCCAATGTGGCGGGGCTGTTGGTCCGGGAGGACGGAAAGCTGCTGGTTTGCGAACGTTCCAGGCAGAAAGGGGCCTGGCAGTTCCCTCAGGGGGGGATTGATCCGGGAGAAACTGCCACGGAGGCAGTGAAGCGGGAAGTCCGGGAGGAAGTGGGGTTCCTGCCGTCCCAGTATGATGTTGTGGAATCCCGGGGCGGCTATCGTTACGATTATCCGCCGGAGGTGCTGGAGTATGTCCGCGAAAAGCGGCAGCAGCCTTTTGTGGGGCAGGAGCAGGAGTATTTCCTGTGCCGGCTGCGTGCGGACGCTCCGGAGCCCAGCCTGGACCACCGGGAGTTCTGCGCCTACAGGTGGATAGCCCCGGCCCGGTTCAGGCTGGAGTGGCTGCCGGAGTTCAAGAAGGAGGTGTACGCCAGGGTGCTGGCGGATTTCTTCAATGTCCGGGCACGGGATAAGTGA
- the meaB gene encoding methylmalonyl Co-A mutase-associated GTPase MeaB codes for MSSTKFARPHRPSVEELAQGVLAGNRALLGRAITLVESNAAKDQEASRALISKLLPHSGNAVRIGITGVPGAGKSSFIEAFGTYLCKKGFKVAVLAIDPSSSVSRGSIMGDKTRMEELSGEENAFIRPSPSGGSLGGVARKTRETMIACEAAGFDIILIETVGVGQSETTVRSMVDIFMLLLITGAGDDLQGIKRGIMELADILVVTKDDGDNRQRAAAHCQELKMVLHYLQSPTPGWTPSVLTCSSLEGRGLDTIEETLFRFRDSMKESGFWYNRRRNQSLSWVQALVHEALLTAFEQHPAVASRMPVLENMVAGDKMDPVSAAHDLLSHFTYPVPGH; via the coding sequence ATGAGCAGCACTAAATTTGCACGTCCGCACCGCCCCTCCGTAGAAGAACTGGCCCAGGGAGTCCTGGCCGGGAACCGCGCCCTGCTGGGGAGGGCCATCACCCTGGTAGAAAGCAACGCCGCTAAAGACCAGGAAGCCTCACGGGCGCTCATCTCCAAGCTCCTGCCCCATTCGGGCAATGCCGTCCGCATCGGCATCACGGGCGTTCCCGGCGCGGGCAAATCCTCCTTCATTGAAGCCTTCGGCACCTACCTGTGCAAAAAAGGCTTCAAGGTGGCCGTGCTGGCCATTGACCCGTCCTCTTCCGTTTCCCGCGGTTCCATCATGGGGGACAAAACCCGCATGGAAGAACTCTCCGGGGAGGAAAACGCCTTCATCCGCCCTTCCCCCTCCGGCGGCTCCCTGGGCGGCGTAGCCAGAAAAACGCGTGAAACCATGATCGCGTGCGAAGCCGCGGGCTTTGACATTATCCTCATTGAAACCGTCGGCGTCGGCCAGTCGGAAACCACCGTCCGTTCCATGGTGGACATCTTCATGCTCCTGCTCATCACCGGAGCCGGAGACGACCTCCAGGGCATCAAGCGCGGCATCATGGAGCTGGCGGACATCCTGGTAGTCACCAAGGACGACGGCGACAACCGCCAGCGGGCGGCGGCCCACTGCCAGGAACTGAAAATGGTGCTCCACTACCTGCAAAGCCCCACCCCCGGCTGGACGCCCTCCGTCCTCACCTGTTCCTCCCTGGAAGGGCGCGGACTGGACACTATTGAAGAAACGCTCTTCCGCTTCCGGGACAGCATGAAGGAATCCGGCTTCTGGTACAACCGCCGCCGGAACCAGTCCCTCTCATGGGTTCAGGCCCTGGTGCATGAAGCCCTGCTCACCGCCTTTGAACAGCATCCCGCCGTGGCGTCCCGCATGCCCGTTCTGGAAAACATGGTGGCCGGGGACAAGATGGACCCCGTCTCCGCCGCGCACGACCTGCTGAGCCACTTCACTTATCCCGTGCCCGGACATTGA
- a CDS encoding DNA adenine methylase yields MIKNKLVTPFVKWVGGKRQLINSIIEFIPKNIKNHTYVEPFIGGGAVFFHLQPKKAIINDFNSELINVYNVIKNNLNELIIDLKTHKNESKYFYEIRSLDRSSDFKKIGEVRRASRLIYLNKTCYNGLYRVNNSGEFNSPFGKYKNPNIVNEPVLRAVSLYLNSNNIKIYNRDYNDILKNLEKNSFVYLDPPYHPISDSSNFTGYVQGGWNILDQIKLREACDDLTKRGIKFLLSNSSSNFIKEQYKEYHISTVRAIRSINANAEKRGEVDEVLIRNYE; encoded by the coding sequence ATGATAAAAAACAAATTAGTTACCCCGTTTGTAAAGTGGGTTGGCGGCAAGAGGCAACTTATAAATTCTATAATAGAATTCATACCGAAAAATATAAAAAATCATACTTATGTAGAACCATTTATTGGAGGAGGAGCTGTATTTTTTCATCTCCAACCTAAAAAAGCAATTATTAATGACTTCAACTCTGAATTAATAAATGTCTATAATGTAATTAAAAATAATTTAAATGAACTTATTATAGATTTAAAAACTCATAAAAACGAATCCAAATATTTTTATGAAATACGAAGTCTAGATCGATCATCTGATTTTAAAAAAATAGGAGAGGTACGGCGAGCTTCCAGGCTGATATATTTAAATAAGACTTGTTATAATGGATTATATCGTGTAAACAATTCTGGAGAATTTAATTCTCCATTTGGCAAATATAAAAATCCAAATATCGTCAACGAACCAGTTTTAAGAGCAGTTTCTCTATATCTAAATTCCAACAATATAAAAATTTATAATAGAGATTATAATGATATTTTGAAAAATTTGGAAAAGAACTCATTTGTATATCTGGATCCTCCCTATCATCCTATTTCAGATAGTTCTAATTTCACTGGTTACGTTCAGGGTGGATGGAATATTCTTGATCAAATAAAATTGCGTGAGGCTTGTGACGACTTGACAAAAAGAGGCATAAAATTTTTATTATCTAATTCCTCGTCTAATTTCATTAAAGAACAGTATAAGGAATATCACATTAGCACTGTCAGGGCGATCCGTTCAATTAACGCGAATGCGGAAAAACGGGGAGAAGTAGATGAAGTTTTAATACGCAATTATGAATAG
- a CDS encoding DEAD/DEAH box helicase: MLFSELGLSEPVLKAVEKCGYEHPTPIQEQAIPIILEGRDLIGASQTGTGKTAAFALPLLTKLQPIGKPQILVLEPTRELADQVAEAFAEYGEFTGLKVALLYGGVGYGKQTEDLKNGADIVVATPGRLVDHFYRGTMRFGEVKALVLDEVDRMLDMGFLPIVRKIVNLCPWEGRQTLFFSATMPPVIAGFAKWCLTDPAEVTIARREVAATISHAFYPVALDQRDELLLALLKGTDFHSVMIFTRTRKEADAVCGMLKQHGYRGEVAVMHSDIPQKERMEALKGFKSGKYDILVATDVAARGIDISGVTHVINYRVPENAEDYVHRIGRTGRAEASGDAFTIMTADEVDFATAVENFIGKPIERKKLDGFDYTYTALLEDKPVKSVRKSKPAGPKRRRR; encoded by the coding sequence ATGTTATTTTCAGAATTAGGTTTATCGGAACCCGTCTTGAAGGCGGTGGAAAAATGCGGTTATGAACATCCCACCCCCATTCAGGAGCAGGCCATTCCCATCATTCTGGAGGGCCGGGACCTCATTGGGGCCTCCCAGACGGGAACGGGAAAAACCGCCGCTTTTGCCCTCCCCCTGCTGACAAAGCTTCAGCCCATCGGCAAGCCCCAGATACTGGTGCTGGAACCCACCCGCGAACTGGCGGACCAGGTGGCGGAAGCCTTTGCCGAATACGGCGAATTCACCGGGCTGAAAGTGGCCCTGCTGTACGGCGGCGTGGGCTACGGGAAGCAGACGGAAGACCTGAAAAACGGAGCGGACATCGTGGTGGCAACGCCCGGCCGCCTGGTGGACCACTTCTACCGCGGCACCATGCGCTTCGGAGAAGTCAAGGCCCTGGTGCTGGATGAGGTGGACCGCATGCTGGACATGGGCTTTCTCCCCATCGTCCGTAAAATCGTCAACCTCTGCCCGTGGGAAGGCAGGCAGACCCTCTTCTTCTCCGCCACCATGCCCCCGGTCATCGCCGGATTTGCCAAATGGTGCCTGACGGACCCGGCGGAAGTCACCATCGCCCGGCGCGAAGTGGCCGCCACCATCAGCCATGCCTTTTACCCGGTGGCGCTGGACCAGCGGGACGAACTGCTGCTGGCCTTGCTCAAGGGGACGGACTTCCATTCCGTCATGATCTTCACCCGTACCCGCAAGGAGGCGGACGCCGTGTGCGGCATGCTCAAGCAGCATGGCTACCGCGGGGAAGTGGCCGTCATGCACTCCGACATTCCCCAGAAGGAACGCATGGAAGCGCTCAAGGGCTTCAAAAGCGGCAAATATGATATTCTGGTGGCTACGGACGTGGCGGCGCGCGGCATTGACATCAGCGGCGTGACCCACGTCATCAACTACCGGGTGCCGGAAAATGCGGAAGACTACGTGCACCGCATCGGCCGTACCGGCCGTGCCGAAGCCTCCGGAGACGCCTTCACGATCATGACGGCGGATGAAGTGGACTTTGCCACGGCTGTGGAAAACTTCATCGGAAAGCCCATTGAACGCAAAAAGCTGGACGGCTTTGACTACACGTACACCGCCCTGCTGGAAGACAAGCCCGTTAAATCCGTCCGCAAGTCCAAACCCGCCGGACCCAAGCGCCGCAGACGCTAA
- a CDS encoding MBL fold metallo-hydrolase: MDRIRVYTGGVASCNGYLFKTKDNSYVAVDAPSGFADWIYSKKPDIIITDLLITHQHFDHVEDACRMRQIFGCRIHAGQPYTEDLTLEKMARDAWGLPLNVQPFVVDEILTPDIHTANWGGLLWHLHQVPGHSPDSIVYDLPDEGIMFTGDVIFAGSIGRTDLPGGNLRLLKQGIEKKVLNQPATTMIFPGHGPYTTVKNELLTNPFIS, from the coding sequence ATGGATCGGATTCGCGTTTATACGGGTGGAGTAGCTTCCTGTAATGGTTATCTCTTCAAGACGAAGGATAACTCTTACGTGGCGGTGGACGCTCCGTCCGGCTTCGCGGACTGGATATACTCCAAAAAGCCCGATATCATCATCACGGACCTTCTCATCACGCACCAGCACTTTGACCACGTGGAGGACGCCTGCCGCATGCGCCAGATCTTCGGCTGCCGCATTCACGCCGGACAGCCTTACACTGAAGACTTGACGCTGGAAAAAATGGCGCGCGACGCCTGGGGGCTTCCCCTCAACGTACAGCCGTTTGTGGTGGATGAAATACTCACGCCGGACATCCACACGGCAAACTGGGGCGGCCTGCTGTGGCATCTGCACCAGGTGCCGGGACACTCTCCGGACAGCATCGTTTACGACCTGCCGGACGAGGGAATCATGTTCACGGGAGACGTTATCTTTGCCGGTTCCATCGGACGGACGGACCTTCCGGGAGGGAACCTGCGCCTGCTGAAACAGGGCATAGAAAAGAAAGTGCTCAACCAGCCCGCCACGACCATGATTTTCCCGGGACACGGACCGTACACCACCGTGAAGAATGAACTGCTGACCAATCCGTTCATCTCCTGA
- a CDS encoding type II restriction enzyme, producing the protein MNRYKNDIAWEQIFEKHRILDAIKSKGRVTISSTDINEFREARLMTKFDHRSQLPHLFSENNLSILPTSRGTYEISTFETFCTFKKEEIDITFIDFPTFLESMDYKDITSEATSINCIFVSKILHDFTGEDNLFPTISGRMSSSLFDFKINSSEDQKQFEVKVNNSQIEIDGGYEGNDSLILIEAKNYISDDFLIRQLYYPYRLWKEKVNKQIRPIFLTYSNGIFHIREYEFTDAKFYNSIRLIKHKKYAIQEGSINIEAIQNILENTKTVSEPSIPFPQADSFERIINLCELLKQKLFLSKEEITQNYDFDARQTEYYFNAAKYLGLVDKKYDNNNIKYVLTETGLGMFNKSITDRQLEFVKLILSHKIFKESLKLYLKKGNTPSKNEIVEIMKKSNLYNISSNETYKRRASTIISWSNWILGLIEE; encoded by the coding sequence ATGAATAGATATAAAAACGATATAGCGTGGGAACAAATTTTTGAAAAACACCGTATCTTAGATGCAATAAAATCGAAAGGACGGGTAACAATATCCTCCACAGATATTAATGAGTTCAGAGAAGCACGCTTGATGACAAAATTTGATCATCGTTCCCAGCTCCCCCATTTATTCTCTGAAAATAACTTATCAATTCTACCTACATCCAGAGGCACTTATGAAATCAGTACTTTTGAAACTTTTTGTACTTTTAAAAAAGAAGAAATAGATATAACATTCATTGATTTTCCTACTTTTCTAGAAAGTATGGATTATAAAGATATAACAAGCGAAGCAACTTCAATTAATTGTATTTTTGTTTCAAAAATATTGCATGACTTTACAGGTGAAGACAATTTGTTTCCGACAATAAGCGGACGAATGAGTTCCTCTTTATTTGATTTCAAAATTAATTCTTCCGAAGACCAAAAACAATTTGAAGTAAAAGTAAATAATTCTCAAATAGAAATAGATGGAGGTTATGAAGGAAATGATTCATTAATATTGATAGAAGCCAAAAATTATATTTCTGATGACTTTTTAATCCGTCAGCTATATTATCCTTACCGTTTATGGAAAGAGAAGGTGAATAAACAAATACGTCCGATATTTTTAACATATTCAAATGGTATTTTTCATATTCGTGAATATGAATTTACAGATGCTAAATTTTATAACTCTATTCGTTTGATTAAGCATAAAAAATATGCAATTCAAGAAGGATCTATTAATATTGAAGCTATACAAAATATTTTAGAAAACACAAAAACTGTATCAGAACCATCGATTCCCTTTCCTCAAGCTGACAGCTTTGAACGCATAATCAATCTGTGTGAATTATTAAAACAAAAATTATTCCTTAGCAAGGAAGAAATTACGCAGAATTATGATTTTGATGCCCGACAAACAGAATATTATTTTAATGCTGCAAAATATTTAGGTTTGGTCGATAAAAAATATGATAATAATAATATAAAATATGTTCTCACTGAAACAGGCTTGGGCATGTTTAATAAATCTATTACAGACAGACAACTTGAATTTGTAAAGCTCATATTATCGCATAAAATTTTTAAAGAATCATTAAAATTATATTTAAAAAAAGGGAATACTCCATCAAAAAACGAAATTGTCGAAATCATGAAAAAATCTAATTTATATAATATTAGTTCAAATGAAACTTACAAACGCAGAGCATCCACTATTATTTCATGGTCAAATTGGATACTTGGTTTAATTGAAGAATAA
- a CDS encoding MarR family winged helix-turn-helix transcriptional regulator codes for MLQPAVDITTSVHKFETILYQFKRDNLNEVDQSHYQKIMGLSVRQMNALGALNRLMTNRHEGIPLKTLAHHLRMSIPSTSLLVDSMVKKGLFDRKENPRDRRSLCIRLSEEGESRFQLLYNGMKQRLDTLFSTLAEEDKENFCRIVDTLYNHVYSK; via the coding sequence ATGCTTCAACCTGCCGTGGATATCACTACCTCCGTTCACAAGTTCGAGACCATTCTTTACCAGTTTAAAAGAGATAACTTGAATGAAGTGGACCAGAGCCACTATCAGAAGATCATGGGGCTCTCCGTCCGGCAGATGAATGCCCTGGGCGCCCTGAACCGGTTGATGACCAACCGCCATGAAGGCATTCCCCTGAAGACGCTCGCCCACCATCTCCGCATGAGCATTCCCTCCACGTCCCTGCTGGTGGACAGCATGGTGAAGAAGGGCCTGTTTGACCGCAAGGAGAACCCGCGCGACAGGCGTTCCCTGTGCATCCGCCTTTCCGAGGAAGGGGAGTCCAGGTTCCAGCTGCTTTACAACGGCATGAAGCAACGGCTGGACACCCTGTTCAGCACCCTGGCGGAGGAGGACAAGGAGAATTTCTGCCGCATTGTGGATACCCTTTACAACCACGTTTACAGTAAATAA
- the pyrC gene encoding dihydroorotase, which yields MILELHSPLDMHLHLRDGDMLKLVAPLSSASFAGAVIMPNLVPPVADADAVQAYRQRVLDACGGDVFQPYMTAFFRSYSEKELATLKELVFGIKLYPAGATTNSEGGVRAMKDAEGTMSLMQEMGIPLLVHGESHGFVMDREAEFLDVYRDLATRFPRLTICMEHITTASAVRLLDEFENLAATVTLQHLLITLDDVAGGMLRPHLFCKPIAKRPEDREALLKAALSGHPRLMFGSDSAPHPVHAKEACGCAAGVFTAPIALPRLAALFDGHGALDRLQGFVSGHACSLYGLKPPARTVRLQRRKMLVPDAYEGHGQKVVPMEAGSVIPWSLV from the coding sequence ATGATTCTGGAACTGCACTCCCCGCTGGACATGCATCTTCACCTGAGGGACGGCGACATGCTGAAACTGGTCGCACCCCTGAGCTCCGCCTCCTTTGCCGGGGCGGTCATCATGCCCAACCTGGTGCCCCCTGTGGCGGATGCGGATGCGGTGCAGGCCTACCGGCAGCGGGTGCTGGACGCTTGCGGGGGAGACGTCTTCCAGCCGTACATGACGGCGTTCTTCCGCTCCTATTCCGAAAAGGAACTGGCTACGCTCAAGGAACTGGTATTCGGCATCAAGCTGTACCCGGCGGGAGCAACCACGAACAGCGAAGGAGGCGTAAGGGCCATGAAGGATGCGGAGGGCACCATGTCCCTCATGCAGGAAATGGGCATTCCGCTGCTGGTTCACGGTGAAAGCCACGGATTCGTGATGGACCGGGAAGCCGAATTCCTGGACGTTTACCGTGATCTGGCCACCCGCTTCCCCCGGCTGACCATCTGCATGGAACACATCACCACGGCCTCCGCCGTGCGGCTGCTGGATGAATTTGAAAACCTCGCGGCTACCGTAACCCTCCAGCACCTTCTTATCACGCTGGACGACGTGGCCGGGGGCATGCTGCGCCCCCACCTCTTCTGCAAGCCGATCGCCAAAAGGCCGGAAGACCGGGAAGCGCTGTTGAAAGCTGCCTTATCCGGACATCCGCGCCTCATGTTCGGCAGTGACTCCGCCCCCCATCCCGTCCACGCCAAGGAAGCGTGCGGCTGCGCCGCCGGCGTGTTCACCGCTCCCATCGCCCTGCCGCGCCTGGCGGCCCTGTTTGACGGACACGGCGCCCTGGACCGGTTGCAGGGCTTCGTTTCCGGCCATGCCTGTTCCCTGTACGGACTGAAGCCTCCTGCCAGGACGGTGCGCCTGCAGCGGCGGAAAATGCTGGTGCCGGACGCCTACGAGGGGCATGGACAGAAAGTGGTGCCGATGGAGGCCGGAAGCGTCATTCCCTGGAGCTTGGTGTGA
- a CDS encoding efflux RND transporter periplasmic adaptor subunit: MKKHTHQRKVPLRLLAGSGLLFSLLVPGYSQGAPGGAAKPSTVLVEKATAIDSAVNKKYIGQVEAIDRVTVQPRVSGNIVATRFREGKVVKKGDLLFEIEDTRYKAAVEEAVAKKAQLEAKLLYAKNSFERYNRLLASKSVSMDTVENAKSTMHALEAEIQSADAAITVAKDDLNYTKLTAPITGRTGRVTFSTGNYITPTSGSLVTITGIDEVYVKFPISERDFLSLFGTQEKMKKDALVSVNLANGKAYDQPGKIFMTDNTVQPTTDTLNVWARFPNPEDVLTPGGVVTVNLSKKNVDRFPAANISSVMHDAYKSYVYVVNDQGVVERRDVTLGNTVNNEQCFSSGVKEGEVIIIDGMHKVRPGAKVNPVYSAQN; encoded by the coding sequence ATGAAAAAACATACGCACCAACGGAAGGTTCCCCTCCGCCTGCTGGCCGGATCCGGCCTGCTTTTCTCTCTGCTTGTTCCGGGTTATTCCCAGGGAGCGCCGGGAGGGGCCGCCAAGCCCAGTACCGTACTCGTCGAGAAAGCGACCGCCATCGACAGCGCGGTGAACAAGAAATACATCGGCCAGGTGGAAGCCATTGACCGGGTAACCGTACAGCCCCGCGTTTCCGGCAACATCGTGGCCACCCGCTTCCGGGAAGGCAAGGTGGTGAAGAAGGGAGACCTCCTTTTCGAGATAGAAGACACGCGCTACAAGGCGGCCGTGGAGGAAGCGGTGGCCAAGAAGGCCCAGCTTGAAGCCAAGCTGCTTTACGCCAAGAACAGCTTTGAACGCTATAACAGGCTGCTGGCCTCCAAGTCCGTCTCCATGGATACGGTGGAAAACGCCAAGAGCACCATGCACGCCCTGGAAGCGGAGATCCAGTCCGCAGACGCCGCCATCACGGTAGCGAAGGATGACCTCAATTACACCAAACTGACGGCCCCCATCACGGGACGCACGGGACGCGTCACTTTTTCCACGGGCAATTACATCACGCCCACCTCCGGTTCCCTGGTGACCATCACGGGCATTGACGAGGTGTACGTGAAGTTCCCCATCAGCGAACGCGATTTTCTTTCCCTGTTCGGCACCCAGGAGAAGATGAAGAAGGACGCCCTCGTGTCCGTCAACCTCGCCAACGGCAAGGCGTATGACCAGCCGGGCAAGATTTTCATGACGGACAATACCGTCCAGCCGACTACGGACACCCTGAACGTCTGGGCCAGGTTCCCCAATCCGGAAGACGTACTGACGCCCGGCGGCGTGGTCACGGTGAATCTTTCCAAGAAGAACGTGGACCGCTTCCCGGCGGCCAATATTTCCTCCGTGATGCACGACGCCTACAAGAGCTACGTTTACGTGGTGAACGACCAGGGCGTGGTGGAGCGCCGCGACGTCACGCTGGGCAACACGGTCAATAATGAACAGTGCTTCAGCTCCGGCGTGAAGGAAGGGGAAGTCATCATCATCGACGGCATGCACAAAGTGCGCCCCGGCGCCAAGGTGAATCCCGTGTATTCCGCTCAAAACTGA
- a CDS encoding alkyl/aryl-sulfatase, protein MKIKINYFAAMLLAMFAGGGIGAQGAEQPKKATSHTIEYNQKFLGAHGLDENDKQDFQDAEKGFMATLKDPNIKNKEGRTVFDISAFDFTKDKPAPDTVNPSLWRVSQLNAKSGLFKVMDGIYQIRGFDLSNMTIIEGKEGLIIIDPLISEETAKAGLDLYYREVEQPETGKRPVKAVVYTHSHVDHFGGVKGVTSEQDVKSGKTQILAPEGFLKEAVSENVYAGNAMGRRSTYMYAAPFNKGPEGTVGSGLGTASSSGTITVIPPTDTITKTGETRTIDGVEMEFMMAPGTEAPSEMLMYLPQFKALCSAEDATHTMHNLYTLRGAKVRDASNWWKALDEAIQRYGDKTEVLFAQHHWPRWGKERISQFLAKERNGYKYMHDRTLNLINKGYTPVEIAEMIKLPPEIDKEWYFRGYYGTLNHNAKAIYQRYMGWYDGNPANLYALPPVEAAKRYVELAGGADKMIDNAQKAFDKGDYRWTAEVLKHVVFADPQNSKARNLAADALEQLGYQAESGPWRNEFLVGAYELRNGLLQNPLDLVSKDILSNLTPEMLFDYMGISLNAEKSKGKKLAFNWIDQNGKPYGFWVEDEVLMYREGKPVDHPDAVITGDKLNFTLIAMQAMPLKEALDKGMIKIEGNADKFQELIGCMDKFNGNFNIIEP, encoded by the coding sequence ATGAAAATAAAAATCAATTATTTCGCTGCCATGTTGCTGGCAATGTTCGCAGGGGGAGGCATAGGCGCCCAGGGCGCAGAGCAGCCTAAAAAGGCGACAAGCCATACTATTGAATACAACCAAAAATTTCTCGGTGCTCATGGCCTGGACGAGAACGACAAGCAAGACTTTCAGGATGCTGAAAAGGGATTCATGGCAACCCTCAAGGACCCGAACATTAAAAACAAGGAGGGGAGGACGGTCTTTGACATCTCTGCCTTTGACTTTACCAAGGACAAACCGGCCCCTGATACGGTGAACCCGAGTTTATGGCGCGTTTCCCAGCTCAATGCCAAAAGCGGGCTGTTCAAGGTCATGGACGGCATCTACCAGATTCGCGGGTTTGATCTTTCTAACATGACCATCATCGAAGGAAAGGAAGGCCTCATCATCATTGACCCCCTCATCTCGGAAGAAACCGCAAAAGCGGGGCTTGACCTCTACTATCGGGAAGTGGAACAGCCGGAGACTGGGAAACGTCCGGTCAAGGCAGTTGTATACACGCACTCCCATGTCGACCACTTTGGCGGAGTCAAGGGAGTAACATCGGAGCAAGACGTCAAATCCGGTAAAACGCAGATACTGGCGCCGGAGGGATTCCTGAAAGAAGCCGTTTCCGAAAACGTCTATGCCGGCAATGCCATGGGGAGGCGCTCCACGTACATGTATGCGGCGCCCTTTAACAAGGGGCCGGAGGGTACCGTAGGCTCCGGCCTGGGCACCGCCAGCTCCAGCGGAACCATTACAGTCATTCCGCCTACCGATACAATCACCAAAACGGGTGAAACAAGAACGATAGACGGAGTGGAGATGGAATTCATGATGGCCCCTGGAACAGAAGCCCCTTCTGAAATGCTGATGTATCTCCCTCAATTCAAGGCGCTTTGCAGTGCGGAGGACGCGACCCACACCATGCATAACCTTTATACCCTGAGAGGAGCCAAGGTTCGGGACGCAAGCAACTGGTGGAAGGCTCTTGATGAAGCCATCCAGCGTTATGGAGACAAAACGGAAGTCTTATTCGCACAGCACCACTGGCCGAGATGGGGGAAAGAACGCATCAGCCAGTTCCTGGCCAAGGAACGCAACGGCTACAAATACATGCACGACCGGACGTTGAACCTGATTAACAAGGGATATACGCCTGTAGAAATTGCGGAAATGATCAAGCTGCCGCCGGAAATCGACAAGGAATGGTACTTCCGGGGTTATTACGGCACGCTGAACCACAACGCCAAAGCCATTTATCAACGGTACATGGGCTGGTATGACGGCAACCCGGCAAACCTGTATGCCCTGCCGCCCGTGGAAGCGGCCAAGCGCTATGTTGAACTGGCAGGAGGGGCCGACAAGATGATAGACAACGCCCAAAAAGCCTTTGACAAAGGAGACTACCGCTGGACCGCCGAAGTATTAAAGCACGTGGTTTTTGCCGATCCGCAAAACAGCAAGGCAAGAAATCTGGCGGCGGACGCGCTTGAACAGCTCGGCTACCAGGCGGAATCCGGCCCCTGGCGCAATGAATTTCTCGTCGGTGCCTACGAACTGAGAAACGGCCTGCTTCAGAACCCTCTGGATCTTGTATCCAAGGATATTCTGTCCAACCTCACGCCGGAAATGCTGTTTGACTACATGGGCATCAGTCTCAATGCCGAGAAATCCAAAGGGAAAAAGCTCGCTTTCAACTGGATAGACCAAAACGGAAAACCATACGGCTTCTGGGTTGAGGACGAAGTACTGATGTACCGAGAAGGAAAACCGGTCGATCATCCTGATGCAGTAATTACCGGAGACAAGCTCAACTTCACCCTTATTGCCATGCAGGCCATGCCCTTGAAGGAAGCCCTGGACAAAGGCATGATCAAGATCGAAGGCAATGCAGACAAGTTCCAGGAGCTGATCGGATGCATGGACAAGTTCAATGGAAACTTCAACATCATAGAACCCTGA